In Malania oleifera isolate guangnan ecotype guangnan chromosome 8, ASM2987363v1, whole genome shotgun sequence, a single window of DNA contains:
- the LOC131161897 gene encoding glutamyl-tRNA reductase 1, chloroplastic-like gives MAVSSGFATASFAVAGSKPEAVLLLCSSSLSSRALPSQIRVLCKPTRSKRPLVRVQSGASLNPRCEVASDVLVQNGTVDPKRTSSVSALEQLKTSAADRYTKERSSIVVIGLSVHTTPVEMREKLAIPEAECPRAIGELCNLNHIEEAAVLSTCNRMEIYVVALSQHRGVKEVTEWMSKTSGIPVSELCQHRFLLYNKDATQHLFEVSAGLDSLVLGEGQILAQVKQVVKTGQGVVGFGRNISGLFKHAITVGKRVRTETNIAAGAVSVSSAAVELALMKLPESSHATTRMLVIGAGKMGKLVIKHLVAKGCTKMVVVNRTEERVAAIREELNEVEIIYKPFTEMLACAGEADVIFTSTASETPLFLKEDVEVLPPVVSGIGGLRLFVDISVPRNVGSCVADVETARVYNVDDLKEVVAANKEDRLRKAMEAQAIIAEESKQFEAWRDSLETVPTIKKLRAYAERIRAAELEKCLSKMGDDISKKTRRAVDDLSRGIVNKLLHGPMQHLRCDGSDSRTLSETLENMHALNRMFNLETEISVLEQKIRAKVEQNQK, from the exons ATGGCTGTTTCGAGTGGTTTTGCCACAGCATCCTTCGCGGTCGCGGGTTCCAAGCCGGAGGCTGTCCTCCTCCTCTGCAGCTCTTCTCTGTCTTCGAGAGCTCTTCCGTCTCAAATCCGTGTATTGTGCAAGCCTACTCGAAGCAAACGGCCCCTGGTTCGGGTCCAGAGTGGGGCATCTTTGAACCCTAGGTGTGAAGTTGCGTCCGACGTTTTGGTTCAGAATGGCACGGTGGATCCGAAAAGGACCTCCAGCGTTTCTGCTCTGGAGCAGCTCAAGACATCCGCTGCTGACA GATATACTAAGGAAAGGAGCAGCATTGTGGTTATCGGGCTAAGTGTTCACACTACACCTGTTGAAATGCGGGAGAAACTTGCCATTCCCGAAGCTGAATGTCCCAGGGCCATTGGGGAGCTGTGTAATTTGaatcatattgaagaagctgCTGTTCTTAGTACGTGCAACAGGATGGAGATATATGTTGTAGCTCTATCCCAGCACCGCGGTGTCAAAGAAGTGACTGAGTGGATGTCAAAG ACAAGTGGGATTCCTGTTTCGGAGCTTTGTCAGCATCGGTTTTTGCTGTACAATAAGGATGCTACACAGCATCTATTTGAAGTGTCGGCAGGACTGGATTCACTCGTCCTAGGTGAAGGTCAAATTCTTGCTCAGGTCAAACAAGTTGTCAAAACTGGGCAAGGTGTTGTTGGCTTTGGAAGGAATATCAGTGGGCTATTCAAGCATGCCATCACTGTGGGAAAGCGAGTTAGAACTGAGACGAACATTGCAGCTGGTGCCGTTTCTGTGAGCTCAGCGGCTGTGGAACTGGCCCTAATGAAGCTTCCTGAATCCTCGCATGCAACCACCAGAATGTTGGTGATTGGAGCAGGCAAGATGGGAAAGCTTGTGATCAAACATTTGGTAGCAAAGGGGTGCACTAAGATGGTGGTGGTGAATAGAACTGAGGAGAGAGTTGCAGCCATTCGTGAGGAGTTGAACGAGGTTGAGATAATTTACAAACCCTTTACAGAAATGCTTGCTTGTGCTGGCGAAGCTGATGTGATTTTTACCAGCACAGCATCAGAAACCCCATTATTCTTGAAAGAGGATGTTGAGGTTCTGCCCCCTGTTGTATCAGGAATTGGGGGCTTGAGACTTTTTGTTGATATTTCTGTCCCTAGGAATGTGGGTTCTTGTGTGGCTGATGTTGAGACTGCACGTGTTTATAATGTTGATGATCTTAAAGAAGTAGTGGCTGCTAATAAAGAGGATCGGCTGCGGAAAGCAATGGAAGCTCAGGCAATCATTGCTGAAGAGTCAAAACAATTTGAAGCATGGAGGGATTCACTGGAGACAGTTCCCACCATCAAGAAATTGAGGGCTTATGCTGAAAGAATCAGAGCTGCAGAGCTAGAGAAATGCTTATCAAAGATGGGTGACGACATATCAAAGAAAACAAGGAGAGCTGTGGATGATCTCAGTCGGGGTATAGTGAACAAACTGCTTCATGGACCAATGCAGCACCTGAGGTGTGATGGAAGTGACAGCCGGACTCTGAGTGAGACCCTTGAGAATATGCATGCTCTTAACAGAATGTTCAACCTTGAAACTGAGATATCTGTTTTGGAACAGAAAATTCGAGCCAAGGTCGAACAAAACCAGAAATAA